The nucleotide sequence GGCGACAAGCGGGATACCGGCCACGCACGGCACACTGCGTGATCTCTCTGACGCTCACCACATCACTATGGCAGCCTTCGAGTCATTCGTCTTCGTCTTCGCCGCATCGTTCTCCATCGGCCTCTCCGGTGCGATGTCCCCCGGTCCGTTAACCGTATTCGTGATGGGGCAGAGTGCCCGCTACGGCATAGTAGCCGGCCCGCTGGCATCGTTGGGGCACGGACTATTGGAGGCGGCACTCGTCGTGCTGCTGTGGCTCGGACTCGCCCGCGTACTTCAGTGGGATCCGGTGCTTGCAGCTATCGGCGTGGTAGGCGGCCTCGTGATGATTTGGATGGGCTGGCAAATCGTGAGCGGCGTGCGGCGCAAAGGCGCAAGACTGGCCGAATCTGTTTCTGACAAGCATGCCGATCACCCTATGGTGGGCGGAGCCCTACTTAGCTTGGCGAACCCCTATTGGTCGTTCTGGTGGGCCACCGTTGGCATCTCCACGATGACAACCCTCGCGTTGCCGCGTGGCGCGACCGGTCTCGCTGCCTTCACTCTCGGCCACGTCGCCAGCGACTTCCTTTGGCTCACGCTGGTTGCCATTGTCTTTGCGACCGGGAGACGCTTCATCTCGGACCGTATGTACCAGTCCGCGCTCTATCTCTTCGGCATGGTCCTGGCGCTCTTTGGGCTCTACTTCATATGGTTCGGCGTAATGAAGCTCTTGTCACCCTAAATCCGGGTGGCTCGCGCCATAGAGCTTACGGAGTATTGAGGACCTCTTGCGCCGCAGGATTCTAAACCAAATTCCATAGACGGTAGGCAAAATCCGCTGGTATAATCGGATTCGGCGCCATTCATTCGCCACGGTTGATCGAGCGTTACTTCGATACATCTCGTGCGCTGGTCAATTCCTTCTGCCCCCGTAGCTCAGTGGACAGAGCAACTGCCTTCTAAGTAGTCGGTCGGGTGTTCGAATCACCCCGGGGGTACCGCTGGTCTGCCTTCTTCCTCAGTTGTCCGCCCCGCGGGCAAAGGTCCCCGCAACCCATGCCTCCGCAGGGTTTACCAACGGCCCGCGCAGCACGGTATGCATGCCAAACTTGCCACGGATTTTATCTACGGCCCGGTCACGTTGGCTCAGCCGATCCTCGGGCTCTAACCAAAGCGGCAACTGACCCTCTCCTGCGGGTATCAACTCGTGCACCCCCACTCCGATGAGTCGATACCCACCGGCGACGAGCTTGACGCCGTGCAGGAGCCGCTTCGCTTCGGCATAGATGATGTCGGTTGCATCAGTCGGACGCGCGAGCGTGGTCTGGCGGGACAGTGTCGCAAAGTCTGCCGAACGCAGTTTAAGTGCAATCGTTCTGCCCCGCATTCCCTTCCCACGCAGTCTCTTTCCCACCTGTTCCGCCAGCGACATGAGCATATTGAACAACGTCTCACGCTCATAGACCGTGTGAGGAAACGTCGCTTCATTGCTTACACTCTTCATCGAATGTGACTGCGACACCCTTCGCGAATCACGCCCGTGTGCCAGATGATACGCCTGCCTACCCCATGCGCCAAATGCACGCTGCAACGCATCGCTGGAGTAAGCTGCTAACTGGCCGATAGTGCGAATGCCGTAGGCGTGCAGTCGCGCTCCCATCTGCGGACCCACCCCCCACATGGCGCCAATCGGCAGTGGCGCCAAGAATGCTTGCTCGCCTCCCTGAGGAACAAGCACCAACCCATCGGGCTTGCCGGTGTTTGTCGCAATCTTGGCCACATACTTGGAGTTCGCGATACCTATTGAGATCGTCAGTCCGCACTCAACTTTGACTCGCTCCCTGATTTCCCTGGCCGCGGGCACCGGACCGCCTTTCCAGCGTTCCAAACCCGTCGCATCGAGAAAGGCCTCGTCGATTGAAAGCGACTCCACCGCAGGCGAGTATTCCCTCAATATGCCCATCACGCGAGCCGATTCAGTCTGATACTTTCTGTAATTGCCTCTTACGAAAATGCCGTGCGGGCACAAGCGCCGCGCCCGCGCGCCGGGCATCGCCGCATGGACGCCAAACACCCTCGCCTCATACGACGCCGCTGTTACGACACCGCGCCCTCCCGCACCGCCTACCATGACCGGCTTGCCGCGCAATGCAGGATTGTCACGCTGCTCCACGGCAGCAAAAAAGGCATCAAGATCGGCATGGATAATCCAACGCGAGGCCATTGTGTTTCCCTTCGTTCTTCAATCCGGCAATACCTACCCCAAATTACTGCATGCGAAGAAAGGCTTCACATGAGAGCATTCTTGAAGGGAGGCCAAACGCAACACCACAAGCCACCGAGAGGAGGCCACTTCCCAGGTAAACTGTCGCAGGACGAGCCGATGCCAATGCGGCTCAGCGACTCCAATGCCTACTCTCTTGAAAACGGTTACACTGTGATTGCTGCCCGCAGGGGGTTGACTTCGCAGCGGGCAAGGCCAAATAGCTAAGATTAACAGGAGCAGAGGCAAGCAATGGTCACACTTGGCGACGGAAACTACACATACACGGTATCTGGGACTAATTGGGGCAACTTGCCGGCGGGCGCCAATTACAAAGAGGCCACGTCCGTAGCAGTGGACTCCCACGACAACGTGTACGTCTTCAATCGCGGTACTCATCCCATGGTCGTTTACGACTCGGACGGAAACGTGCTGCGCACCTGGGGTCACGGCATCTTCGACACGCCGCATGGGGTTGCGGTAGGGCCGGACGACTCCGTGTATTGCATCGATAGCGGTGACTCAACCGTGCGCAAATTCACGCCGGCCGGCGAATTGCTCATGACCCTTGGCACACCTGGCGAACCGCCGCCGCCAATGAGCGGTAAGCCCTTCAACCGCCCGACGACGGTCGCGTTTGCGCCGGATTCAGAAGACTTCTACGTGGCGGACGGGTACAGCAACGCGCACGTGCACAAGTTTTCGGGGGATGGTGAACTGCTCCACTCCTGGGGCGCGTCCGGCACCGAGCCGGGACATTTCAACATCGTGCACGACATCTCGGTGGATGCCGCCGGGCGCGTGTACATAGCCGACCGCGAGAATCACCGCGTGCAGATCTTTGCGGCAGACGGTACGTACCTGACGCAATGGGTAAACCTCTCGAAGGCCGCCTGCGTGCTCGTGGACCCGCGCGGCGAGGACCTGGTCTACGTGGGCGAGTATTTCGGCGGCATAGATTCAAACGCAATGGGCATGGACCTCGGCCCGCGCGTCTCCATTCTGGACACCGCCGGCAACGTGCTGGCGCGCCTGGGCAGGGAGTCCTACGGCGACGCACCCGGCCGCTTCTACTCACCGCACAGCCTGGCCGTAGACTCTAAGGGCGACATCTATGTAGCGGAGGTTTCCTGGAGCGAGTACGGCATGAAGCTCGACCCGCCGCGGGAACTGCGGTCGTTGCAAAAGCTCATCCGGCAGCCGGCCTAGCTCCGTCGTGATGCGCCGCCCTATCCCATAAGGCCCTATTGCAACGAGGGACAAATGAAAAGAGCGAGAGAACCGATGTGGTTCTCTCGCTCCTTGTTCTTCTCGCACATGTCCGTATTGCGCAGCGCACGCTTGCGTTCGAATCAAGCGCAGCGCGCCCTAAGGGCAATGCTAGCCTGCAGCGTCAAAGAGGGCGTTAATCTGGTCCTGCGCCTGCCGCAAACCTTCAGCCACACCGATTTCGTTATCGAAAATCGGATTCATGCTGGGGTTGATGCCTTCGCGGATCATCTGTTGCCAGGTCACCACGTCATGGGTCGGCAGCGAAATGGTCGCGCGCAGCGAGTCTTCCAGCTGAGCGCGAGATGCCGGCGGACCCGACTTTTCAGTGCTGGTATAGAGCTCCAGCGCGGAGTCAAGCCTGGCCGGAACCTCATTGAAGTTCGCCACGATGCTGTCCTGCACCGGCTTCGTAAGCGAGTGGGCCAACCACTTCCAGGCTGCGTCCGGCACTGACGTTTGCGGGTTCATCACGGTGCCGCGGAAGTTACTGTTGTTGCCGGTCTGTCCGGTAGTTGGCGCCTTCGGCAGGAAGGTAACATCCCAATCCAAATCGGGATGGTCCTTGTAGCGATTCCAATACCAGTCTCCCGCGGAGAAGATTGAGACCAGACCTGAAATCATCAGCGCGGATGGATGGAGTCCACCTTCGCGCATCGCCGTGTACTCGTCGCGGGTTGGCGCAACGCGATGCTTCTGCACCAGATCCACGCAGAACTGCACCGCATCGATCGCTTCCTCGGAGGCGATGGTGCACCGTGTCCGATCCTCATTGAGCACGCTGCCGCCGTTCATCTGGATGTAATTGCCCCAGCCGGTCTCGATCCCGTGCAGGTGTCCCTGGCCGTAGCGCGTGATGTTTTCGCCATCGCGCTGGGTCAGCTTTTCGGCGTACTCCTGCATCGCGTCCCAGTCCCAGCCGTCACCGAGCTCGGCGGGTGGGGTCAGACCGGCTGCCACGACGTGCTCTTCGTTATATTGCGTGTTGCTCGTGCTATAGTCCCATGGTGTCCCGGACGCTTTACCGTCAGTTGAGTACCAGTCGACGAAGGACGGCAGCACTGCTCCCAGGTCTTCTGTTGCTTGCTGATCAGCGGCAAAGAATTGCGAAAGGTCGCCTACCACCCGACCGCCATCTATCCACGACTTGATGTTCACGCCGTTTATCAGAAAGATGTCGGGGCCGGTCTGGGCGGCGAGGGCGGCAAGTACCGCATCCCAATAGCCTCCCGGCGGTTTCTCAACCGTAAGCGCAACCTCTTGTTGCAGCCCGTTGTACTCCCCCACTAACGCCTCAAAGCCTGGGACATACGTGATGCCCCACTGCCAGAAGAGGACCGGAGTTGCGCCCTCGGCCGCGGGGGCCTTGGCTTCCTCTTTGGCCGGCGCGTCGCCTTGCGCCATCTCCTCGCCGTCACCCGATGGCCCGGCCTGCATGCCGCAGGCAGCCAGGAGCACGCCGGCGCCGGATAGAGCCGCCCCACCCAAAAGGGTGCGACGTGAAACTCCACGAATCTCGCTCCCATTCAGTCTGTTCATCACTAAACCTCCTTGATGAGAGAGCACCACCATTGCGATCACAACCGTTGTGGTTGCTTCTTGCAGCATAGCCACAACGTTTTTCACCGTCAAGAGTGAGCTAGGCACATTTAGAGCGCGATTACCACTTACGCCCGAAACTTGCCGGCGCTAGGCACCAAGGGCGGCCTTCACGCCATACTCCACGTTTACCTGCCTGCCGGTGCGCGCCGCTTGATACGCGGCCTCGATGACCTGCAGCACGTGGAGCGCATCTTCCAAGGTCACGGCGGGCGGGCGATCGGTATGGAGTTCTGCCACGAACTGCCGCAAGATGTCGTAGAACCAACGATGGCCGCCGTAAACAGACATCATTGCGGGGTTATATTCGATGCTCTTCTGCGGCGCGCCCGACCACGCAGGCGCATCGCTGACGACTTCCAGCACCTGCCCGCCCACGGGTGTCCAGTTTGCCCAGCCGTGCTCGCCACGATAGACGAAACAGGAGTCATAGCCACTCGCCTGGGGCGGCTGCGCATAGGCGGCGTGCAAACTGCCCAACGCGCCGTTTTCGTACTCCATCGCGACCACAGCCACATCTTCGAGAGGGTCGTCGATGTATCCCAGCGGACGGCCCGCAAGCGCCTGCACGGTCTTGACCTCACACTGCACAAGGTGGCGCATGAACTCGATGTAATGTCCCCCCAGCATATGCAGCACACCGCCGCCCTCGTTGGCAGCAGTAAACATGAAGTGGGTCGGCTCCCGGCTGCCGGGGCGCACCTGGGTGGTTACGAGGCGGCTCTCAAGTGAAAGCGGAGCGCCAAAGACGCCCTGGTCGATGAATTGCTTGAGGTCCTGCATCGCGGGATGAAAACGCCAGGGATACCCCGCAAGCACCTTGACCTGATGGTGATCCACAGCCTGCACCAGCCGCGCCAGGTCGGCCGCCGAACGGGCAAACTGCTTCTCCACAAAGAAGTGCTTGCCGGCTGCCGCCAACTTTATGCCGACGTCGGGTATTTCGTTCGCCGGCAGCACGACACAGGCGAGGTCGAAGTCCTCTTTCTCGATGAGTTCGTCCGCGCTGGCGTACAATGTGGCCGCTGGATCAAACGCCCGTGCCAAATCTCGCAGCCTTGCGTCGCTATCTTCGCAGTAGGCAACAATCTGCACATCGGGAATCTGTTTGAAGGTGTGAATGTACCCCGGCGACGGCCGCGCGGGATCCAAGCTGCCCACGTGCGGATGCCGCAACCCAACCATGGCGACGCGAACTGGAATCTTGAGCGACATAGTTCTACCTCTTAAATAGGGTTAATTCTCTTTGCCAAGGCGACATTAATCCTAGCGAAGTCCAATAGCATCGGTAAAGGCCGTTCCGAATAACCTGCCTCTTGACACTTGAGAGTTACACGCAGGGGCACGACATGTCGTGCTCCTATTGTATTTCAACTGCCAATTGGGCAGGAATACCCCACACGTTACGTTGGCGTAATCAGTCTTGTTTCTCTATCGTCAAACGGAAAGTCTATACGGGCGCAGCCCCGGCGGAAAGACTCCCGCATGGCGAGGGCAATCTCCAGGGCGGCGTAGCCGTCCTCGCCGTTGCAATCCGGCTCCTTGTCGGTTTCCACGCACGCGACCATATCGGCAACCGCTCCGGCAGTAGGGCTTGGCAGCCGCTGCGGTCGCGGAAAGGCTTCACGCACCGGCCGGTCGGCTCTGCCGCCGCCCGCGCGCCGCCAGAGCTCAAACTCCCGGCCACCGTCGAGGGCCCGAATGCGTCCGTGCTCACCTATTATGTCCCACTCCTGCACCGCCGCGCCGGTGCCCATCATGCGCAGGTAGCCGCGTACGCCATTTTGAAATGCAACATAAGCGTTGCCGCCGTACCGGTCCCAATCGTCGCTCAGGGCGGCTGGATCACCGATTTCGCCCACCAGCCAGTCTACCGGCGCGTCGCTGGCAAAGTAGCGCAATAAGTCAACCCAATGGCTGCCGTCATGAGAAAGGGTGGAACCGCAGTAGCCGGTTACTTGGAGCACCGTGCCAATTTCGCCGTCGTCAATGAGTTGCTTGGCTTGGCGGTAGAAAGGATGCCAACGGCGCAGACAGCCCACGCCCAGTTTGGCGCCGTGGCGGCGGCAGGCTGTGAGCATTGCCTCGGCCTCGCCCAGCGACCACGCCAGCGGCTTTTCGGCAAAGATCACCTTTACCCCTGCCTCGGCACACGCCGCCACCACTTCCGGCCGCTCCTCGGCGCGGGTGCAGACGCTGACAATATCCAGGGATTCCCGCTCCAAGAGCTCTTCGTGGCTTTCATAGACGCGCTCCACGCCCCAGCGGCGGCGATAGATGTCCCGCTTTTCTCGCACCGGATCGGCGGCGGCAACCACCTCCACCCGTGGCTCCTCCATATACGCGGCCGTATGAGAAAACGGGAGAATAACGCTGCTGTTGCCCTGTACTTCATCGTCAATGGTGCTGCCGATCCGGCCACAGCCAATGACGCCTACCCGGTACGTCGCCACAATTCTCGTTCTCCTATTTCTTGCGCTGCGCGGCAATAGCGCTTAGCTATTTTCATGGGCAGCGTACAGTGTTTGGACTCCAATTCATACAGTTTATTGGCAAAACAAGAAGCCAGCTAGTTCATCCTAGCTGGCTTCTCAAGAATCTTCCAAGAAACGGTTTGGCTACGTGCCTGTATGGGCGCTCACAGCCTTAGAGGGACGCGAATCATCTCTGTCCCGCGCTGAAGTCAAGCCGGTTCGCGCCGCTGAACTGGCCTGCCTTAGCCGCCCATGCGCGCGATGTCAGCCTCAAGCTGCACCTGTGCGATGTCCTGAATGATCTTCATGCCTTCCTCGGCAGTCAACTCGCCGCGCCACACCGGGTGGAAACCATCGCTGAAGAGCTGAGCCTGGAAGCCACCGTAGCCCGAAGGCAGACCGGGATAGCGGCCGCCGTATTCCAATTCCGCCGCAAACGTGGCGTAGTCCGGATCATCGGCAATGAGGCCCTGGTAACCTTCGTGGTTCAGAACGGACCTACTCACCGGCAGATTCGTGCCGCCGGAAGCCCTGATGACGAAGACTTGGGCGTCAGCCGAAACGGCGTACTGGGCAAACCGCAGCGACGCATCCAGTATGTCGGCGTTTTCCTGTACGAACACCGCGACGTTCTGGCCGCCGTTGGGCGCATGACGCTTCGTTTGAATCGGCGTATGGATCACCTTGAAATTATCGCCGCGCTGGCGGAGCGTCGGCAGGCGGTACGGGCCCTGGGACTCGAATACCGTCTTGCCGTCGTGGAACAACTCGCCGCCCCACTCGTCCTTATACGGCGCGAGTTGGTAGGCGTTCATCCAGTCGCTAATCATCTGGGTGGCCCAGATCGCCTCTTCGGAATCGAAGTTCCAGCGTGTCTGTTCCTCGTTCAGCCACGTGAAACCGGCGCTGCCGGCAACTTGGTCCCAGCGGCTGAGACTGCGCGGGTGGTAGTCCCAACCCCACACGTCGGGCGGATTCGCGGCTTTTTGGGCCGCCTCCAACATGTCATCCCAGGTCCAGCCCTCTTCCGGATCGCTGACACCGGCCGTTGAGAGGATGTCCGGATTCCAGATCATGATGCTGTTGTTGGTATTTATCGGCAGACCGGTCAGCTTGCCTTGCCAGGTGGTACTAAGGGTCATGCCCTCAAAGTAGTCAGCGCGCTGATCGGTCCAGCCGGGGAAGCGCTTCAGCTCTTCCTCGTGGTCCACCGTCACGCCGGCGGCAAAGAAGTTGGTGCTGTCCGGCCAGGCATGCCAGTGCAGTCCAGGGGGTACGCCGCCCGCTGACGCGGTCTTCGCTTCGTCCGCACCCTTGCCGGGCACGATCTCTACGAGGATATTGTCCTCGTTCTCGGCGTTATACTTGACGACCATGTCGGACAGGCCCTGCACCTGCGGGTGCAGCCCTGCGGCGCCAAAGCCAATGTACGACCAAAACGAAATAATGGTGCGCCCATCGGCCATGCTCATCGACTCTTCAGCCGCGGGGGCCTCGGCTTCCTCTGCCGGCGCGTCTGCCGGCGCCACGCCCTGGCCGCACGCCGCCAAGAAGGCGGAACCAAGTCCGGCTACCGCACTGCCGTATAGAAACTTTCGACGACTAATACGCTGCATGTGCATCTCCTCCTTCGCACGATACATTAAAAAAACCTGGAGCATTTACCGCTCGTGGCACTTCGATACTGCCACGCTGCTCCAGATTCCTAACTTAATTGAGATGTTGCAACTTTGTCAAGATTACCTTGCGCTACACCGCGCATCGCAGCTACTCCAAGCTGCAATCGGTCTCCGTGCCACCTCAGGCGCACGGCAATACCGGAATTGCGCCTAGACGCCGGCACGCGCAATGCTCAGCCAAAACCTCTTGACACTAAACGCCCATCGTTCTGCGAACTTTCGCCTCGCGTCGACGCTGACGACGAATTGCCCGCTGTAATGCCAGACGCTCCTTCTCTGCCTTGGAGCGATAGAACCGTCGCAAACGGACTTCTCGCATTACGCCGGACCGGTTTACTGATGAGCGAAACCGCTGCAAGAGACTTTCAAAGCTCTCGCCGTCGCGCACGGTCACAGAAGACAAATCAATCACACTCCTCTTGAGTTCTTGTTGTCCCGCGCACAGGATTATGCCTATGCGCCCACGAAAACAAACCTAGGCCACTCACCATACCATACTTCGCGCTTTACAACAATCCAGGAATCACACCGGCTCGCCAACGGCGCTCTCTTGCTTCAGATCGCTATCCACCATCATCTGTATGAGCCCCCGAAAGTCGACAGTCGGCTCCCATCCCAGTTTCTCACGCGCTTTCGAGTTGTCTGCGATCAAAAGATTGACTTCCGCCGGGCGCAAGAATCGCGGGTCCGTGCCCACATAATCCTGCCAGTCCAAGCCAACGTGATCGAATGCAACTGCACACATCTCCTGGATCGTGTGCGTTTCGCCGGTGCCGATCACATAGTCGTCTGGCTCGTCCTGTTGCAACATCATGTGCATCGCCTGCACGTAGTCACCGGCGTATCCCCAGTCGCGCTTCGGCGACAGATCGCCCATTAAGAGTTTGTCCTGCCTGCCAAGCTTGATACGCGCCGCCGCATTCGTGGTCTTGCGCGTTACAAATTCCAGACCGCGCCGCGGCGATTCGTGGTTGAACAAGATTCCCGAGCAGGCATACATGTCGTAGCTTTCGCGGTAATTCACTGTCGTGTAGTGCCCGTACGTCTTGGCCACACCGTAGGGACTGCGTGGGTAGAATGGTGTCGCCTCGCTTTGCGGCATTTCACGCACCATACCAAACATCTCGCTGCTCGACGCCTGGTAGAAGCGAATGTCGCGATTCACAATGCGAACGGCTTCCAGCAGCCGCGTGACTCCCAGGCCGGTGATCTCACTCGTGAGCACCGGCTGGCGCCACGACAAGGGCACAAAGCTGATCGCGCCTAAGTTGTAGACTTCATCCGGCTGCGTGACTTCCACCGCAGCAATGAGCGAACTCTGGTCCAAAAGGTCACCTTCAATGAGTTCCAGATTGGGAATAAGCCGCTGTACAGCTTCAGCTTTGGGGTTGTTCTGTCCTCTTATCAGACCGCATACCTTATATCCCAAGCCAATGAGATGCTCGGCAAGATACGTCCCATCCTGGCCGGTAATTCCAGTGATCAACGCTGTTTTCACGGCTGTTACCTCGTCTCAGAATGGCGATAGCGCCTCGAATAGTTCGCACATGCTACCTGCCGCCCACTAGAGAATCTGCCGCCTGGCGCAAACCTCAACTCGCATCGGCCGAGCTTCAGACTCGACCTCTGCACCATGCAGCACCGCTTGAGAAAGTTTGGAAATGGCAGGCATAGCGCGCCGTTAGTGCAGCGGCACAGAGCCCCAGAGGCAGAATCACATGCGCACTATGGACAGGCAGTGTGGGCGAGAAACCTCAAAGAGGCTATCTATGCATGGGAGCGATCAGGTCGCACCTTCTAATGCTATCATAGGTGCAATGACGCTCGCACTGGGGTGCAATTACGCTCGCACTTGACGCTCTGCTCGATGGCTCGGGTACGCAAGCTCGGCGAATTCCACGGTCCTGCTCAAGGACGCTCGTGATTGTCTGTGCCTGCCGCTGCGTGAGCCTCGGAGAATAGCTTATGGCTGAAGAACGGCAACCGTTTTCGTATACGGTGGAGACCGCACGCGGCGTGCGCACGCTCGCGTTTCCCGCTGAGATCGTGGCGCAGGGCCGCGGCGTGCCGCGCACCGTCAGGTGCTACGCCGTGACGGATGAAGTCCGCATGGTACGGATTGAAGCGCGACGCGCGGATGGCCTGCGCTTCAACGTGCTCGATGAGTACAATCAACCGCTCAACGATGCCCCGGTACAATGGGAAATCATCTGGCGGTGAGCGGCCGCGCACCGCACAAAACGTACGGGACTCCTTTAGCTCAATGCGGACTGGAGCTTGGACTCGCTCACTGGGGAACTAGGGTGCGTATGAAAGGACTTATGAAGTCGTGAGAAGGCCGGACGAATGCCGCGACATGCAAGACGTACGCGCTGAGATAGACCGCATAGACAAAGAGGTCATTCGACTGCTAGGCCAGCGGTTCGCGTACGTGCAGGCTGCGTCCCAATTCAAGACGAGTGCGACCTCCGTACGTGCGCCGGAACGCTTCACGGCTATGCTGGAGCAACGCAGAGCTTGGGCGCAGGCAGCCGGGCTGGACGGCGGCGTTATCGAAAACATGTACCGCGAACTGGTGAACTACTTCATCGAGGAAGAGATGAAGAAGTGGCAGTCTGAAACGCAGGATAATCCTTCCTGACCTGGTATTGCCACGGCGTCCGGATAGTCCCAGGGATGGAGAGTTGCCACAGCAGCACCAGCGGCTTTAGCAAATAACTGCCATGTCAGGATGTTCCGATTGACGTTATCCTGCTTAAGGCACTACTCCAGATTGTCGGCCAAACTAAACTCACGTTCGGCCTTAGTTTCGGGCAACTGAATAAATCGCAGCAATTAGTAGTTTTAGGCTGGGGTTGGCAAGAGGCAAGACATGTGATCGTCTCTAGGTCTGAGCCAACTTCCAACTGTCATTCTGAGGAGCGCAGCGACGAAGAATCTAGAATCGGGAGCTTTTTTAGATTCCTCGCTGCGCTCGGAATGACATGAACGCTGCCTGCAAAGACTACAAGCCTATATCTACTAGTTCCCTAAATCGCGTCTTTGCGGTCTCCTCTCACCTGAGGAACAAGCGCTGATAGAATCTGCTCAGTAACGCGCAAGGCCCCATTTCGTGTCCGCACAAAGTGTTAGCTCACTCCAACGTCGCATAGCGAAACTCCTGACAAGGCGAAATGATACACTTGCTTGCGTCGAGATTGAGAGTGGCGGTCTCGTCTCCCGCAGCCTAACCTCAGTGCCGGGCAGCTCCGCCTACTTTGCCGGCGCTCTCATCCTTGCGGCAGATGCCGCACTATGGCCCCAAGCGATCACGGGCGACAGGAGCTGGCAGCATGAGCCGGCTGGCAGTCACGTTCGCCTTGACGGTGCGGCCGCGGCCGCCCAGCAGGCGTTCGGCGCGCATTGGGGACTGGCAGTGGAGTACGTGCCTGCGATGAATGCGGACTCAGTCCATCTTGCGCTGCGCACGCCTAACGGCAGTTCAGTGCTCGAAGTTATGTCGCCTCGTGTTGAAACAGTGTCGACCGCAGAGAGCGCAGAACTTTCGCATGAGGAACGACTGGTACAATGCATCCTGAGGTGTTTCGCAAACCGTCTGCAGGAGATCTGTGAAAATCTGCCATGATGCGCGCCACCTATGAACGCAATGCGCTTCTTCTCCAGGTTGAGACCTACGACCTGGAGGGAGTCGACCACTACAAGCTGATGCTGGTCTGGCAAGAGGACCGGCACACGATCCACGAAGTGCACCTCGCGGCTCAAGAGGTCTACGCCGGCCCTCAAGCCGGCGACCGGGTTACACTCACGTATCTCATGGACACGCCCCTACGCGTCAAACCCTATGCCGATCCTTCACCATCCGTGGTCCCCCCTTCCGACTCGAAGTCGTAAGTTTGCATGTTTTCAGACATTGTGGACTGCCTTCATGGCTTCAAGAACAGCCTGGATTGCAGACACAAGCAGAGCACGC is from Chloroflexota bacterium and encodes:
- a CDS encoding LysE family transporter; the encoded protein is MAAFESFVFVFAASFSIGLSGAMSPGPLTVFVMGQSARYGIVAGPLASLGHGLLEAALVVLLWLGLARVLQWDPVLAAIGVVGGLVMIWMGWQIVSGVRRKGARLAESVSDKHADHPMVGGALLSLANPYWSFWWATVGISTMTTLALPRGATGLAAFTLGHVASDFLWLTLVAIVFATGRRFISDRMYQSALYLFGMVLALFGLYFIWFGVMKLLSP
- a CDS encoding Gfo/Idh/MocA family oxidoreductase; the encoded protein is MATYRVGVIGCGRIGSTIDDEVQGNSSVILPFSHTAAYMEEPRVEVVAAADPVREKRDIYRRRWGVERVYESHEELLERESLDIVSVCTRAEERPEVVAACAEAGVKVIFAEKPLAWSLGEAEAMLTACRRHGAKLGVGCLRRWHPFYRQAKQLIDDGEIGTVLQVTGYCGSTLSHDGSHWVDLLRYFASDAPVDWLVGEIGDPAALSDDWDRYGGNAYVAFQNGVRGYLRMMGTGAAVQEWDIIGEHGRIRALDGGREFELWRRAGGGRADRPVREAFPRPQRLPSPTAGAVADMVACVETDKEPDCNGEDGYAALEIALAMRESFRRGCARIDFPFDDRETRLITPT
- a CDS encoding extracellular solute-binding protein, whose translation is MNRLNGSEIRGVSRRTLLGGAALSGAGVLLAACGMQAGPSGDGEEMAQGDAPAKEEAKAPAAEGATPVLFWQWGITYVPGFEALVGEYNGLQQEVALTVEKPPGGYWDAVLAALAAQTGPDIFLINGVNIKSWIDGGRVVGDLSQFFAADQQATEDLGAVLPSFVDWYSTDGKASGTPWDYSTSNTQYNEEHVVAAGLTPPAELGDGWDWDAMQEYAEKLTQRDGENITRYGQGHLHGIETGWGNYIQMNGGSVLNEDRTRCTIASEEAIDAVQFCVDLVQKHRVAPTRDEYTAMREGGLHPSALMISGLVSIFSAGDWYWNRYKDHPDLDWDVTFLPKAPTTGQTGNNSNFRGTVMNPQTSVPDAAWKWLAHSLTKPVQDSIVANFNEVPARLDSALELYTSTEKSGPPASRAQLEDSLRATISLPTHDVVTWQQMIREGINPSMNPIFDNEIGVAEGLRQAQDQINALFDAAG
- a CDS encoding peptidyl-alpha-hydroxyglycine alpha-amidating lyase family protein, translating into MVTLGDGNYTYTVSGTNWGNLPAGANYKEATSVAVDSHDNVYVFNRGTHPMVVYDSDGNVLRTWGHGIFDTPHGVAVGPDDSVYCIDSGDSTVRKFTPAGELLMTLGTPGEPPPPMSGKPFNRPTTVAFAPDSEDFYVADGYSNAHVHKFSGDGELLHSWGASGTEPGHFNIVHDISVDAAGRVYIADRENHRVQIFAADGTYLTQWVNLSKAACVLVDPRGEDLVYVGEYFGGIDSNAMGMDLGPRVSILDTAGNVLARLGRESYGDAPGRFYSPHSLAVDSKGDIYVAEVSWSEYGMKLDPPRELRSLQKLIRQPA
- a CDS encoding Gfo/Idh/MocA family oxidoreductase is translated as MSLKIPVRVAMVGLRHPHVGSLDPARPSPGYIHTFKQIPDVQIVAYCEDSDARLRDLARAFDPAATLYASADELIEKEDFDLACVVLPANEIPDVGIKLAAAGKHFFVEKQFARSAADLARLVQAVDHHQVKVLAGYPWRFHPAMQDLKQFIDQGVFGAPLSLESRLVTTQVRPGSREPTHFMFTAANEGGGVLHMLGGHYIEFMRHLVQCEVKTVQALAGRPLGYIDDPLEDVAVVAMEYENGALGSLHAAYAQPPQASGYDSCFVYRGEHGWANWTPVGGQVLEVVSDAPAWSGAPQKSIEYNPAMMSVYGGHRWFYDILRQFVAELHTDRPPAVTLEDALHVLQVIEAAYQAARTGRQVNVEYGVKAALGA
- a CDS encoding DNA polymerase IV, which produces MASRWIIHADLDAFFAAVEQRDNPALRGKPVMVGGAGGRGVVTAASYEARVFGVHAAMPGARARRLCPHGIFVRGNYRKYQTESARVMGILREYSPAVESLSIDEAFLDATGLERWKGGPVPAAREIRERVKVECGLTISIGIANSKYVAKIATNTGKPDGLVLVPQGGEQAFLAPLPIGAMWGVGPQMGARLHAYGIRTIGQLAAYSSDALQRAFGAWGRQAYHLAHGRDSRRVSQSHSMKSVSNEATFPHTVYERETLFNMLMSLAEQVGKRLRGKGMRGRTIALKLRSADFATLSRQTTLARPTDATDIIYAEAKRLLHGVKLVAGGYRLIGVGVHELIPAGEGQLPLWLEPEDRLSQRDRAVDKIRGKFGMHTVLRGPLVNPAEAWVAGTFARGADN